One Thamnophis elegans isolate rThaEle1 chromosome 2, rThaEle1.pri, whole genome shotgun sequence genomic window, atttgacgaaccagttctatcgaacccacctctgatccagacacttggcaactgactcatatttatgacggtcacaatgtcccgggatcatgtgatccccttttgcgaccttctgacaagcagaagaCATAGGGGGGAGCCAGAGTTACTTAACCACTGggttaataacttaacaactgaaagaTTATGGCAAGAAAGTGtgtaaaaaaaagggagggaggcaaaattcacttaacaaatgcctcatttaacaacagaaacattgggctcgattgtggtcgtaaggcgaggactacctgtaaacagcCCAAAGAAAGAAGTTTACAAAACTGTCTCAGACGGGCAACCCCCGCAAATTCTCAAGAAGAcaaagaggagatggggaagtGCATTCATACATAATATAGTACATGTTATTACAGCTACTATTACACTACTAAGTAGTGTTAGGTATACATAGTGTCTGTTTCTTGGTCTGATCTACCTAGTAAGGCTGACAACATCCAACCTGAGTTTGCCATTTCCCATGAGGGTGGGGCAGGTTTATCGTTTCCTTCCCTATACAATGTGGCATTTtgattaccgtgtttccccaaaattacgacatgtcctgataataaggccatgccatatttttcctgtgggcaaaaatatacgccttcccccaataataagccccccggacaaccccccctccaaccaggcagagcgccactcaccaacctagagATATCCTGAAGGTGCAAAGCTGCAGgagccgggggagggggggcaaaggcgctcacattgcttgacgcctctgggataccgctaggttggtgggtgGCGCTGTGCTCAGCTGGAgcggggggttgccgggcagctgctctcacgagcagccacccggcaacgcccctttccagccgggcagagcgccactcaccgactccgtaatatcccaaaggcactaagccgcgtggcgctctgcccagctggaaagagaggtAGGGGCGTTGCccggcggctgctcatgagcatggtcacctcatggcggctctgttgcactgctgtgacagtgcagcacagccgtttgcccctgaggctatGCCCTGCTCTTCGGGCGCCCACTCataagagagcagccacctggcaaccccaaaccaataccccccccccccgataaggCTCAAGCAAAAtttgggggatcaaaagaaaataagaccctgtcttatttttggggaaacacagtaataatcAACTAAACCGTCTCTTCCAGATGTCTCTTTCCCCATGGACATTATTTCATGGATTATTTCAATGGTCAAACCCTGAAAACTCCATCACCACATCTCAAACACCTTCCACTTTCGGTTCTGTTCGCAAAGCCACAAGAAAAGAGTGTTTGGCCATATAGCTGAGACTATAGTCACAAATTCTACAGGGTTTTGTTTATCTATCTACCAATATTTCCCCTCTCTACTGTTCAAATACAGCTCTATTCTGTTTGAACCCCATCCTCTGTTATTAGTCGTgcagttgtgtctgacccatcgcgatcccatggacaatgtcctctaccatcctctggaatccatttaagctcacgccaagtgctttggtgactccatccagccacctcattctctgtcgtccctttcttcttttgccctccatctttcacagcattaggctcttctccagtgagtccttccagTGAGTCCTCCTGGGAGTCCATCCTCAGTTACTTATGTCAAATAAAACTTGGCTTAGAAAATGCAAGCGATTTATAAGCTCTCTCCAACGTGGCCTCTCTCACGTACAGGCAGCTTGGAATCCGGATTCAAGCCGGGCTGAGAATAATTCAAGAAGCCGGGCCGTGTATGGATTCTCTCGTGCTTCAGAAGGCCTGAACTTTGCTTGAATTTTTTCCCACACTGGGAACATTTGTAGGGTTTCTGCCCCGTGTGGTTTCTCTTATGCCTCGTGAGGCTGGACTTGTTAGTGAAAGTGTTCCCACAGTCTGAACATCGGTAAGGTTTTTCCCCAGTGTGGATCCTCTCGTGTTTCACCAGATTTGAGCTCTGGGAAAAGCGTTTCCCACAGATGGAACAACTATACGGGGTCTCCCCCGTATGAGTCCTCCCGTGGACTAGAAGACTGGAGCTCTGCTTGAAGCTTTTGCCGCAGTCTGAGCATATGTAAGGCCTCAGGCCGGTGTGATTCCTCATGTGCCTGATTAAACTCGAGCTCTGGCTGAAACGCTTCCCGCAGTTTAAGCAACCGAAGGGCTTCTCTCCAGTGTGTTTCCTCTTGTGTCTGGTCAGGCTGGATTTGTTACTGAAGCTGTTCCCACATTCTGAGCATCTGTAGGGTTTTTCTCCCGTGTGAGTCCGGTCATGGGTGAGGAGAGCTGATCGTTTCTTGAAGCCCTTCCCGCAATCAGCACACTTGTATCGTTTCTCAGTTCCCTTGGGCCTCTCGTGATCAATGAGGCCCGACGCATCACCAAAACCTTTGCCGTACATCGGACGGTAATGGGGATCCTCTCCCGGGTAGATTCTTTCGTCCTCCTCACCTTCTGGAAGAGAGAATTGGGGTATCAGTCTTTATGTAGACCTGGAGTtaattagaggtagtcctcgacttacaaccatttgtttggtgaCAGTccacagttacaatggcactttaaaaaatgacatcttgactgtttttcacatttacgactgttgcagtatccccatggtcacgtgatcaaaatttggacactgagcaatggactcatatttgtatttatgactgttgcagtgtcccagggtcatgagtaggatggataaaaattgatttttttaaaaattggattttttttaat contains:
- the LOC116504254 gene encoding zinc finger protein 239-like, with product MEEDSGSIIVLEGEEDERIYPGEDPHYRPMYGKGFGDASGLIDHERPKGTEKRYKCADCGKGFKKRSALLTHDRTHTGEKPYRCSECGNSFSNKSSLTRHKRKHTGEKPFGCLNCGKRFSQSSSLIRHMRNHTGLRPYICSDCGKSFKQSSSLLVHGRTHTGETPYSCSICGKRFSQSSNLVKHERIHTGEKPYRCSDCGNTFTNKSSLTRHKRNHTGQKPYKCSQCGKKFKQSSGLLKHERIHTRPGFLNYSQPGLNPDSKLPVRERGHVGESL